A window of the Cutaneotrichosporon cavernicola HIS019 DNA, chromosome: 6 genome harbors these coding sequences:
- a CDS encoding uncharacterized protein (Oxidoreductase family, NAD-binding Rossmann fold), with protein sequence MTSQEAPINVGLMGTGEYTTGITPSGQSKSDKKIGVVGITMFDLRRRGKVGDVIMAGTNGGKFPEIREHFQKNIGDVYKGLDLTFRGFPEGNVRNGEAYKDALRALPKGSAVIIFTPDSTHFPIASEALNLGHHVMVTKPATQKLEDHQALVELAEEKGLVCFVEHHKRFDPAYNDARARAQKLGDFNFYNSYMSQPKFQLETFKSWAGIDSDISYYLNSHHIDIHCWMVEGRYRPTKVTASATKGIATSMGCDPRTEDTITLLVDWVNISDETKRGTAVYTASWAAPLKAGVHSEQRFHYMASKGEVTVDQAHRGYSIVEDDIGKVDYNPFYVKYSPDENGFFDGQRGYGYLSLEKFIDAARAVNAGEKKAADFDGKGLPTIKATVLTTAILNAGRISLDEQRSVEITENGGKYKLK encoded by the exons ATGACCTCCCAGGAAGCGCCCATTAACGTCGGCCTCATGGGCACT GGCGAGTACACCACTGGTATCACGCCTTCCGGCCAGTCCAAGTCGGACAAGAAG ATCGGTGTCGTCGGCATCACAATGTTCGAcctccgtcgccgcggcAAGGTTGGAGA TGTCATTATGGCCGGCACGAACGGTGGCAAGTTCCCCGAGATCCGCGAGCACTTCCAAAAGAACATTGGCGACGTGTACAagggcctcgacctcactTTCCGCGGCTTCCCAGAGGGCAACGTGCGTAACGGCGAGGCGTACAAggacgcgctgcgcgccctGCCCAAGGGCTCGGCGGTGATCATCTTCACGCCCGACTCGACCCACTTCCCCATCGCCagcgaggcgctcaaccTGGGTCACCACGTCATGGTCACCAAGCCCGCGACCCagaagctcgaggaccaccaggcgctcgtcgagctcgccgaggagaagggccTCGTCTGCTTTGTCGAGCACCACAAGCGCTTCGA CCCCGCATACAACGAcgcccgcgctcgcgcccaAAAGCTCGGCGACTTCAACTTCTACAACTCGTACATGTCCCAGCCCAAGTTCCAGTTGGAAACGTTCAAGAGCTGGGCCGGTATCGACTCGGACATTTCCTACTACCTCAACTCGCACCACATTGAC attCACTGCTGGATGGTCGAGGGCCGCTACCGCCCGACTAaggtgacggcgagcgcgaccaAGGGCATTGCAACTTCCATGGGCTGTGACCCCCGCACCGAGGACACGAtcaccctcctcgttgACTGGGTCAACATCTCGGACGAGACCAAGCGCGGTACGGCCGTGTACACTGCCTCGTGGGCTGCGCcgctcaaggccggcgTGCACTCGGAGCAGCGATTCCACTACATGGCGAGCAAGGGTGAGGTGACTGTCGACCAGGCGCACCGCGGATACAGcattgtcgaggacgacattggcaaggtcgactACAACCCCTTCTACGTCAAGTACTCGCCTGATGAGAATGGCTTCTTCGACGGCCAGCGCGGGTACGGATATCTCTCGCTTGAGAAGTTTATCGACGCTGCGCGTGCTGTCAATGCtggcgagaagaaggctgccGACTTTGATGGCAAGGGCTTGCCAACCATCAAGGCGACTGTGCTCACCACTGCCATTCTCAATGCGGGCCGTATCTCGCTTGACGAGCAGCGCAGCGTCGAGATCACCGAGAACGGTGGCAAGTACAAGCTCAAGTAG
- the MSS116 gene encoding uncharacterized protein (RNA helicase), with protein MLPRTALRSSRGVASLFAARPAFAARATARPVTLSAAMVPRPSLTLALRAYSAAAKLKEEEDFFSMAEDAPAQPAAARKSDSLIPDDVVSKDGFFADELTHSEKPEKAQKAQKSQKSPDAPDDDKAATALVPFHSLKGRMNADLLKALTFKPFNLIAMSEVQKRVLSRMPELAGGMTQKSVRENETPEQLAAREERESRGREDLLVKAKTGTGKTIAFLVPGMEARVHQIDNIVVQPKSDGSIPSLAEQGQLRREATRSHVGTLVISPTRELATQIANEALKLLTWQKENQVQLLVGGESRSGQLRNWSSIRYGRKDVVVATPGRLVDMLSEPAVAKAIANTDTLVLDEADTLLDMGFSEDLKRILQHLPKKRQTFLFSATVSQRIRGVAREFLDKNHSFIDCVPANESNVHKHIPQFLTVLPSPKEQLSHIVRLIAHDQLTNEGASKIIIFLPTTKQTMLTATLLREMSSSLPHRLAVHEIHSRLSQNQRTRASERFRSDKSDSILVTSDVSARGVDYPGVTRVIQIGVPSSAEQYVHRVGRTGRGGVTGGRGDIVLQPFEAGFADALRSFPITNVAVDPFKAEVEGLAKGSPAEARLNGIDAKVEQLLPLLDPAAIEDVFMSLLGYYLGKSDVMSQSPEEIYEGIKVWTMEAGGLPQPPHVSPNMLSRLGLSPKRNSRFGGGGRGGGAPRKTFGVNRSADGDDRPPRRFGGDDRPPRRNFDRSDRGGSGDRPSRNFGDRNDRSERRGFGGDRGRGGFNPDRGFNRHRGDRGDREGRTDRPHRSFNRDRDL; from the exons ATGCTTCCTCGCACGGCACTCCGCAGCTCCAGGGGGGTAGCATCCCTCTTTGCGGCTCGTCCCGCCTTTGCGGCGCGGGCTACCGCTCGTCCCGTCACGCTATCGGCTGCTATGGTCCCCCGGCCATCAC TGACTCTTGCTCTGCGCGCGTACTCTGCCGcagccaagctcaaggaggaggaggacttCTTCTCCATGGCTGAGGACGCGCCCGCCCAGCCCGCGGCAGCTCGCAAGTCGGATTCTTTGATTCCCGACGATGTTGTGTCCAAGGACGGGTTcttcgccgacgagctcacgCACTCTGAGAAGCCGGAGAAGGCGCAGAAGGCGCAGAAGTCGCAAAAGTCGCCTGACGCacccgacgacgacaaggccgcTACCGCGCTAGTCCCTTTCCACTCGCTCAAGGGGCGGATGAACGCCGACCtgctcaaggcgctcaCGTTCAAGCCGTTCAACCTCATCGCCATGAGCGAGGTGCAGAAGCGCGTGCTGTCACGCAtgcccgagctcgctggAGGCATGACGCAAAAGTCGGTGCGCGAGAACGAGACTCCCGAGCAgttggcggcgcgcgaggagcgcgagagccggggccgcgaggacctcctcgtcaaggccaagacggGGACAGGCAAGACCATCGCGTTCCTCGTTCCCGGCATGGAGGCGCGCGTGCACCAGATCGACAACATTGTTGTTCAGCCCAAGAGCGACGGCAGCATTCCCTCCCTGGCCGAGCAGGGCCAGCTTCGTCGCGAGGCGACCCGCTCGCACGTCGGCACGCTCGtcatctcgccgacgcgtgAGCTCGCGACCCAGATCGCCAACGAGGCACTCAAGCTCCTTACCTGGCAGAAGGAGAACCAGGTGCAACTGCTTGTTGGTGGTGAGAGCCGCTCCGGACAGCTCCGTAACTGGTCGTCGATCCGTTACGGACGCAAGGACGTTGTCGTGGCCACTCCTGGCCGTCTGGTCGACATGCTCTCCGAGCCCGCGgtcgccaaggccatcgCCAACACCGACactctcgtcctcgacgaggccgacacACTCCTCGACATGGGCTTCTCCGAGGATCTGAAGCGCATTCTGCAGCACCTGCCCAAGAAGCGCCAGaccttcctcttctcggCGACTGTGTCGCAGCGCATCAGGGgtgtcgcgcgcgagttcCTCGACAAGAACCACTCGTTCATTGACTGTGTGCCTGCCAACGAGTCCAACGTCCACAAGCACATTCCCCAGTTCCTCACCGTCCTCCCCTCGCCCAAGGAGCAGCTCAGCCACATTGTCCGCCTGATCGCCCACGACCAGCTCACGAACGAGGGCGCCTCCAAGAtcatcatcttcctccccaccaccaaGCAGACTATGCTCACGGCCACACTCCTGCGTGagatgtcgtcgtcgctcccCCACCGCCTGGCCGTGCACGAGATCCACTCGCGCCTGAGCCAGAACCAGCGCACGCGTGCATCGGAGCGCTTCCGCTCGGACAAGTCGGACTCGATCCTTGTCACCTCGGACGTGTCGGCCCGCGGGGTCGACTACCCCGGCGTCACGCGTGTCATCCAGATCGGTGTCCCCTCGTCCGCTGAGCAGTACGTGCACCGTGTCGGCCGTACCGGCCGTGGTGGTGTGACTGGTGGTCGTGGCGACATTGTGCTCCAGCCCTTCGAGGCCGGCTTCGCAGACGCCCTCAGGAGCTTCCCCATCACCAACGTCGCCGTGGACCCGttcaaggccgaggtcgaggggcTCGCCAAGGGCTCACcagccgaggcgcgcctcaacggcatcgacgccaaggtcgagcagctcctGCCTCTCCTTGAccccgccgccatcgaggACGTCTTCATGTCGCTCCTCGGCTACTACCTCGGCAAGTCGGACGTCATGTCCCAGTCTCCAGAGGAGATCTACGAGGGTATCAAGGTGTGGACGATGGAGGCCGGTGGTCTCCCGCAGCCCCCACACGTCAGCCCGAACATGCTCTCGCGTCTCGGCCTCTCGCCGAAGCGCAACTCTCGCttcggcggtggtggtcgcggtggcggcgcgccccGCAAGACGTTTGGTGTGAACCGCTCCGCggatggcgacgacaggccgcctcgccgtttcggtggcgacgaccgccctcctcgtcgtaACTTCGACCGGAGCGACCGTGGCGGCTCTGGCGACCGCCCGTCCCGTAACTTTGGCGACCGGAATGACCGGAGCGAGCGCCGTGGCTTTGGAGGGGACCGCGGGCGTGGTGGCTTTAACCCTGACCGCGGCTTCAACCGCCACCGAGGTGACCGTGGTGACCGTGAGGGCCGGACGGACCGCCCCCACCGCTCCTTcaaccgcgaccgcgacctgTAG
- a CDS encoding uncharacterized protein (Ribosomal protein S24e), protein MDPNGPVTLRTSKFITNRLLQRKQFVVTITHPTRANLSRDEVAERLAQLYKSEKERVVVFGLRAKFGGGVSTGFGLVYDDEEAQRKFEPKYRLIRKGMAEKVQKPSRKLRKERKNRAKKFRGVKKIGASAAKK, encoded by the exons ATG GACCCCAACGGCCCCGTCACTCTCCGTACCTCCAAGTTCATCACGAACCGCCTGCTGCAGCGCAAGCAGTTCGTGGTGACGATCACCCACCCCACGCGCGCCAACCTCTCGCGTGACGAGGTTGCCGAGCGCCTTGCCCAGCTCTACAAgtcggagaaggagcgtgTTGTCGTCTTCGGCCTCCGCGCCAAGTTCGGTGGTGGTGTCTCGACTGGCTTCGGTCTTGtctacgacgacgaggaggcccAGCGCAAGTTTGAGCCCAAGTACCGCCTCATTCGCAAGGGCATGGCCGAGAAGGTCCAGAAGCCCTCGCGCAAGCTGCGCAAGGAGCGCAAGAACCGTGCCAAGA AGTTCCGCGGCGTCAAGAAGATCGGTGCTTCTGCCGCCAAGAAGTAA
- a CDS encoding uncharacterized protein (FMN-dependent dehydrogenase) yields the protein MLARARLCLASRVQRPAVSTVRLSSRFNSTASSSSPGSSSSSSWSFNPHRAILGGLTLGAILYATLAQETQLDAPKERLITYAEVQKHNSQDDCWVVIGDKVYDLTKFAHIHPGGSTPIHKVAGRDATVIFTPIHSPGIIEDRLDPSALVGSIDLATLPPRPVIPETRSDDDQIPLDEIIGLPDLHEAAKRNMSSKAWSYISSGATDEHSLDLNRRAWNWILFRPRVLVDVGEVDTRTSIMGCETSLPIFIAPTGMSKLAGIEGEPGLAAAAGECDIVQMISTNASASLEATVNAAGAPQIMQLYVNKQRSNSEALLHKVTSLGLKGVVVTVDCASPGKREADERNRATVEASSGLAGGVAGRDKKGGGVGRTTGAYIDPRLKWEDLAWIRQHTFLPIGVKGIQCVEDAVRCADMGVDAIYLSNHGGRALDTSPPALFTLLELRRLRPDVFDRCEVYIDGGVRRGTDVVKALCLGARGVGMGRPFLYALTYGQEGVVHAIDIMRDEIEVTMKLLGVTRLDQLGPHLLNTKVLDQMVIDKLDYGPKEGYVG from the exons ATGCTAGCTAGAGCCCGTCTTTGTTTGGCATCGCGCGTCCAGCGCCCAGCGGTATCGACTGTAcgcttgagctcgcgcttcaactccaccgcctcgtcctcctcccctgGCTCCAGTTCCAGCTCGAGTTGGTCGTTCAACCCCCACCGAGCCAttctcggcggcctcaccctcggcgccaTACTCTACGCCACCCTCGCGCAGGAGAcccagctcgacgctcCCAAGGAGAGGCTCATCACCTACGCCGAAGTGCAGAAGCATAACTCTCAGGACGACTGTTGGGTCGTTATTGGAGACAAGGTGTATGATTTGACCAAG TTCGCCCACATCCACCCCGGCGGCTCCACCCCAATCCATAAAGTCGCCGGCCGCGACGCAACAGTGATCTTCACACCTATTCACTCCCCAGGAATCATAGAGGACCGCCTAGACCCCTCCGCTCTTGTAGGCTCCATCGACCTGGCCACCCTACCTCCGCGACCTGTCATTCCAGAAACCAGATCTGACGATGACCAAATCCCGCTAGACGAAATCATAGGCCTCCCAGACTTGCACGAAGCAGCGAAACGTAACATGTCTTCCAAGGCATGGAGCTACATCTCATCCGGAGCCACCGACGAACACTCTCTCGACTTGAACAGGAGAGCGTGGAACTGGATCCTCTTCCGGCCTCGGGTTTTGGTGGATGTAGGAGAAGTGGATACGCGCACGTCGATTATGGGGTGCGAGACTAGTTTGCCGATCTTTATTGCGCCCACGGGGATGAGTAAGCTCGCCGGGATCGAGGGGGAGCCAGGACtagcggcggcggctggagAATGCGATATTGTCCAAATG ATCTCGACCAACGCCTCGGCATCCCTCGAAGCCACTGTCAACGCTGCAGGAGCGCCCCAAATCATGCAGCTCTATGTCAACAAGCAGCGATCCAATTCCGAGGCCCTCCTGCACAAAGTCACCTCTCTCGGTCTCAAGGGCGTCGTGGTGACGGTCGACTGCGCGTCCCccggcaagcgcgaggcggacgaACGTAACCGCGCCACGGTTGAGGCGTCCTCGGGGTTGGCTGGAGGTGTTGCGGGGCGGGATAAGAAAGGCGGCGGGGTTGGACGCACCACGGGGGCGTATATCGATCCCCGGCTCAAGTGGGAAGATCTGGCGTGGATTCGGCAACataccttcctccccatcgGGGTGAAGGGAATCCAAtgtgtcgaggacgcggtaCGCTGCGCCGATATGGGAGTAGACGCCATCTATCTCTCCAATCACGGCGGTCGGGCGCTTGATACTTCCCCCCCTGCGCTATTCACCCTACTCGAATTGAGAAGATTGAGACCGGACGTGTTCGACCGGTGCGAAGTGTATATCGATGGTGGTGTGAGGAGGGGTACAGATGTTGTCAAAGCACTCTgtctcggcgcgcgggGCGTGGGTATGGGCCGGCCGTTCCTTTACGCCCTCACATATGGTCAGGAAGGGGTGGTCCACGCTATCGATATCATGCgggacgagatcgaggtcACGATgaagctcctcggcgtgaCCAGGCTCGACCAACTCGGTCCACATCTG CTCAATACCAAGGTGCTCGACCAAATGGTGAttgacaagctcgactATGGCCCGAAGGAGGGCTATGTTGGGTAA
- a CDS encoding uncharacterized protein (Putative serine esterase (DUF676)), with translation MNEPADRQPQPPTDVHLVLLLHGLYGSSNNLWCLEEEISRAHAASDCGLELCILNAHSYGGALTWDGIDVNAHRVAKEVDDEITGYSLGGLIARALVGELHARTPSFFTLHRPASFCTIATPHLGVLRYGSWRSTWVHAVGQRLFSRTGQQLFCLDHDIGRPLLAQLADPNNKYLGALNAFPRIVIIANAVNDLTVPYATAAICTHDPFIDHVRDCLCVELEGKTVTRYYSPDPEEDQVELEIAPSPPITPPLEKALDRPWLPPVFYTNWRGPLRYALFPFIPFLLPTVLTIVALTFAFHSFQSAQRIRLHSEERRKLLAEDITPAETPQSRPTTPHHSDAEGASTPPLASAPANPSQPLITPLQQEIVRAFNDLPQLERIVAWFPGAFNAHAVIIARNARNPRWAFQGEGREVVQKWARKVVAAVTEALEASLPGEGDISSREHVTPTIDM, from the exons ATGAATGAACCAGCAGATCgacaaccacaaccacccACAGAcgtccacctcgtcctcctcctacACGGCTTGTACGGTTCCTCGAACAACCTCTGGTGTCTCGAGGAAGAGATATCGCGCGCCCACGCTGCCTCTGACTGCGGGCTCGAGCTCTGCATCCTCAATGCCCACAGTTACGGCGGCGCGCTAACATGGGACGGTATCGACGTGAATGCTCATCGTGTTGCCAAGGAG GTCGACGATGAGATT ACGGGTTACTCGCTCGGCGGATTGATCGCTCGCGCATTGGTGGGCGAGCTGCACGCCCGCACGCCCTCTTTCTTTACTCTCCATCGCCCAGCTTCGTTCTGCACCATCGCAACAccccacctcggcgtcctaCGCTACGGCTCGTGGCGCAGTACATGGGTACATGCAGTCGGGCAGCGCCTGTTCAGCCGCACGGGGCAACAGCTCTTCTGTCTCGACCACGACATTGGCCGACCCCTCCTCGCACAGTTAGCCGATCCCA ACAACAAATACCTCGGCGCACTCAACGCCTTCCCTCGTATTGTCATCATCGCAAACGCCGTCAACGACTTGACTGTCCCCTATGCGACGGCTGCTATATGTACGCACGATCCCTTCATCGACCATGTCCGTGACTGTCTCTGcgttgagctcgagggcaagacgGTTACGAGGTATTATTCGCCCGACCCCGAGGAAGACcaagtcgagctcgagattGCACCCTCACCGCCGATAACGCCTCCACTCGAAAAGGCGCTCGATAGGCCATGGCTCCCGCCAGTGTTCTATACGAATTGGCGTGGGCCGCTGCGCTAcgccctcttccccttcaTCCCATTCCTCCTGCCAACAGTACTCACCATTGT CGCCCTGACCTTTGCATTCCACTCCTTCCAATC tgCCCAGCGCATCCGGCTACACTCGGAGGAGCGGCGCAAGCTGTTAGCGGAAGATATCACACCGGCTGAGACGCCCCAATCGCGACCCACAACTCCCCACCACTCTGACGCAGAGGGTGCGTCGACGCCCCCACTCGCCAGCGCACCCGCGAACCCCTCCCAACCACTCATAACCCCGCTCCAACAAGAAATAGTCCGCGCCTTCAACGACCTACCACAACTCGAGCGCATCGTTGCCTGGTTTCCGGGAGCGTTCAACGCACACGCAGTCATCATTGCGCGTAACGCTCGCAATCCGAGATGGGCTTTCCAGGGTGAGGGCCGCGAAGTCGTGCAAAAGTGGGcgcgcaaggtcgtcgCGGCAGTCACGGAGGCGCTTGAGGCCTCTCTCcctggagaaggagatATCTCGTCACGCGAACACGTCACGCCAACTATAGATATGTAA
- the PHM7 gene encoding uncharacterized protein (Extracellular tail, of 10TM putative phosphate transporter) yields the protein MWDKRDDNTDYSQNTLDAAATASTATFVTAFATNAAVAGAQFLAWIIIRGWIKAVYEPRTYIPARDKQAKPLGKNILKPIWTIITADPKDILRKNGVDTYLFLRFVAMLCKALVPIWFVSWVILMPVNAARMSTGMDGLDQFTFGNVAKNQQNRYWAHIILIYMFNGWWFYLIWREMAHWLEIRQQYLVSPMHSKLAQASSILVTGIPEHLMEERALAKLFSHLPGGVKRIWLVRNLKHMPDVYDRRETACKVLETAQVALIKKAQLRKNKLSREAKKATHKGRPIPEHCTASANPPNEDGTPLSLADELVPRKDRSLHRIKPKWAPFGLGFFGIGKKVDAIEWAQKEIVECTAILKEEREKLARDIDTPGFSNENYPARASAFIHFNQQIAAHMAKQCLTYQQPFRMNYRFIEQSPENVIWGNMRLNAYEINVRRAISYAITGGLIFAWAPLTALIGGLANVVTLVEKWKWLSWLIGDSFGKQLLQGIFTGIIPPVLLALLTMIFPAILRILSTFQGTVSKTEVELDVMGRYFVFLVIHAFLITTLASGLVAAIKPIMDNPASIASILASNLPTASTFFITRILLQFTGLVGNLLQPVTVILYYVRVILGGSTPRKIFNSRYQLEEPEFGTEYPNVTVYANIMITYMIISPVINGFGACFCILAYFVYKYLYLWVMDLPPSADTGGQFFPKAVTQIFVGFYIQEVCLCTLFFLARNEQNRVSALPQAILMIVLIVITAAFQWLIKTMYNPLHVSLPLSMADLSYGMPDANMELKLAESRDEIIPQADQEKQLKSEDVRWDDNAQKWTEGASLGDDVECTTSTTSAGESTSPCNVTPEKKPSYSEDDPHPQPFPQQQTESFELAEMGDTKRTRSRSRRSSRISLRRLSRVYDDEEPEEDPEAQYFALPGGPGVIIHSEDDADDPSAFFHPATKEPQTPIWLPVDELGLGRNQNSANLALGVRSSTKNATMGSKVKLGQVKIMGVPPE from the exons ATGTGGGACAAACGTGATGACAA CACCGACTACTCCCAAAACACGCTCGATGCGGCCGCAACAGCCTCAACGGCAACGTTTGTCACTGCGTTTGCAACCAACGCGGCTGTCGCTGGCGCTCAGTTCCTTGCATGGATAATTATTCGTGGGTGGATCAAGGCAGT TTATGAGCCTCGGACATACATCCCCGCGCGTGATAAGCAAGCCAAGCCACTGGGCAAGAACATCCTCAAGCCAATCTGGACGATCATCACTG CCGACCCCAAGGACATCTTGAGAAAGAATGGTGTCGACACCTacctcttcctccgctTCGTGGCGATGCTTTGTAAGGCCCTCGTACCCATCTGGTTCGTGTCCTGGGTCATCCTCATGCCCGTCAACGCGGCGCGCATGAGTACAGGCATGGACGGCCTGGACCAGTTCACCTTTGGAAACGTCGCCAAGAACCAGCAGAATCGATACTGGGCTCACATTATCCTTATTTACATGTTCAACG GGTGGTGGTTCTACCTCATCTGGCGGGAGATGGCACACTGGCTCGAGATCCGGCAGCAGTACCTCGTCTCGCCAATGCACTCGAAGCTGGCGCAGGCGAGTTCAATCTTGGTCACCGGCATTCCCGAGCACCTCATGGAGGAGCGGGCACTGGCAAAGCTGTTCTCACACCTTCCAGGCGGTGTGAAGCGCATTTGGCTGGTCCGCAACCTTAAGCATATGCCTGACGTATACGACCGTCGCGAGACTGCGTgcaaggtcctcgagaCGGCACAGGTCGCGCTCATCAAGAAGGCCCAATTGCGCAAGAACAAGCTCAGCCGGGAAGCCAAGAAGGCGACTCACAAGGGCCGTCCTATCCCGGAGCATTGTACTGCTAGCGCCAACCCTCCCAATGAGGATGGAACGCcgctctccctcgccgacgagcttgtgCCCCGCAAGGACCGTTCCTTGCATCGCATCAAGCCGAAATGGGCGCCTTTCGGACTCGGGTTTTTTGGCATTGGGAAAAaggtcgacgccatcgagTGGGCACAAAAGGAGATTGTCGAGTGCACTGCAATTCTCAaagaggagcgcgagaagctCGCAAGAGACATTGACACGCCTGGATTCAGCAATGAGAACTACCCCGCTAGAGCGTCCGCATTCATCCACTTCAACCAGCAGATCGCCGCGCACATGGCAAAGCAGTGCCTGACCTACCAGCAGCCGTTCCGCATGAACTATCGCTTCATCGAGCAGTCGCCTGAGAATGTCATATGGGGCAACATGAGGCTCAACGCGTACGAAATCAACGTCCGCAGAGCCATTTCGTACGCGATTACGGGCGGCCTCATCTTTGCATGGGCCCCGCTTACCGCTCTAATCGGTGGTCTCGCTAACGTCGTGACCCTCGTTGAAAAGTGGAAGTGGCTCTCGTGGCTCATTGGTGACAGCTTTGGCAAGCAGCTTCTCCAGGGTATCTTCACCGGTATCATTCCTCCAGTccttcttgcgcttctcACCATGATCTTCCCGGCTATTCTGCGTATTCTGTCGACCTTTCAGGGGACGGTGAGCAAGACagaggtcgagcttgacgtcATGGGCCGCTActtcgtcttcctcgtcatc CACGCTTTCTTGATCACGACGCTGGCGTCTGGTCTCGTTGCAGCCATCAAACCAATCATGGACAACCCGGCTTCGATTGCATCGATTCTCGCCTCTAATCTCCCGACGGCCTCTACGTTCTTTATCACTCGTATCCTCCTGCAGTTCActggcctcgtcggcaaccTCCTTCAGCCGGTTACGGTTATTCTCTATTACGTTCGTGTGATTCTCGGCGGCAGTACTCCCCGAAAAATCTTCAACTCCCGCtaccagctcgaggagcccGAGTTTGGCACAGAGTACCCAAACGTCACTGTCTATGCCAACATCA TGATCACGTACATGATCATCTCACCTGTCATCAACGGCTTCGGCGCCTGCTTCTGCATCCTCGCGTACTTTGTGTACAAGTACCTCTACCTATGGGTCATGGACCTTCCACCGTCGGCCGACACGGGTGGTCAGTTCTTCCCCAAAGCTGTCACCCAGATCTTTGTCGGCTTCTACATCCAGGAGGTCTGTCTCTGTAccctcttcttccttgCCCGCAACGAGCAGAACAGGGTTTCTGCGCTCCCGCAGGCCATTCTGATGATCGTCCTGATTGTCATCACT GCAGCTTTCCAATGGCTCATCAAGACTATGTACAATCCTCTCCACGTCTCCCTTCCTCTGTCTATGGCGGACCTGTCGTATGGCATGCCCGACGCGAATATGGAactcaagctcgccgagtCCCGCGACGAGATTATCCCCCAAGCTGACCAGGAGAAGCAGCTTAAGTCCGAGGACGTCCGCTGGGACGACAACGCGCAGAAGTGGACGGAGGGAGCAAGTTTGGGTGACGACGTGGAGTGCACCACATCGACGACTTCTGCAGGCGAGTCGACATCACCCTGCAACGTGACGCCCGAGAAGAAGCCGTCGTATAGCGAGGACGATCCACACCCGCAGCCGTTCCCTCAGCAACAGACTGAGTCGTTCGAGCTTGCGGAGATGGGTGACACCAAGCGGACAAGGAGCCGGTCACGCCGCAGCTCACGCATCTCTCTGCGGCGCTTGAGTAGAGtctacgacgacgaggagcccGAAGAGGATCCCGAGGCCCAGTACTTTGCGCTTCCCGGTGGACCTGGCGTCATCATCCACAGTGAGGATGACGCTGACGACCCGAGCGCCTTCTTCCACCCAGCGACCAAGGAACCTCAGACCCCGATCTGGCTCCCTGTGGATGAACTTGGCCTCGGTCGCAACCAGAATAGTGCCAACCTCGCTTTGGGCGtgaggtcgagcacgaAGAACGCTACAATGGGTTCCAAGGTGAAGCTG GGTCAGGTCAAGATCATGGGCGTGCCGCCCGAGTAG